A section of the Chryseobacterium scophthalmum genome encodes:
- a CDS encoding efflux RND transporter periplasmic adaptor subunit, which yields MKKIIIPLFSALLLWSCSKPEIAKTPEPKGFELSNTMLESISTAKVENKNIEDSYSFYGKISADRNSYIDVFPLVGGNVMSVNVELGDYVRKGQVLATIRSTELAEVQKDVSDARTDLQVAKNNLRVAREMYEGKLNTERDVLEAKSQLQKAEDQMQRASAVSTVYNVKNGNIYSVLAPISGYIVHKDINKDMQLRSDRSENIFDVANTTNVWAIMNINEADIDKISLGMPAQVSTLSYPDKVFDGKIDKIFKIIDPETNAMQARVVLDNANGLLIPDSKATIKVSKSENKMALSIPSKAVIFDDDRSYVVVFKSRTDVKIKEIQVLKQLGEVTYVSEGLKEGENVITNNQLLIYRSLKN from the coding sequence ATGAAAAAAATAATTATACCCTTATTTTCAGCTTTGCTTTTATGGTCATGCTCAAAGCCTGAAATTGCAAAAACTCCCGAGCCAAAAGGTTTTGAACTGAGCAATACAATGCTCGAATCAATTTCCACAGCAAAAGTTGAAAACAAAAATATAGAAGATTCTTACAGCTTTTACGGTAAAATCTCTGCCGACAGAAATTCCTACATCGATGTTTTTCCGTTGGTCGGAGGAAATGTAATGAGTGTGAATGTGGAATTGGGAGATTATGTAAGAAAAGGTCAGGTTTTGGCGACGATAAGAAGTACAGAATTGGCAGAAGTACAAAAAGATGTAAGCGATGCAAGAACAGATTTACAGGTTGCTAAAAATAATCTTCGTGTTGCAAGGGAAATGTATGAGGGAAAACTGAATACGGAAAGAGATGTTCTGGAAGCAAAAAGCCAGCTTCAGAAAGCAGAAGACCAAATGCAGAGAGCATCTGCAGTAAGTACGGTTTACAATGTGAAAAACGGAAATATTTATAGTGTTTTGGCACCAATCAGCGGTTATATTGTTCATAAAGACATCAATAAAGATATGCAGTTGAGAAGTGACAGAAGCGAAAATATTTTTGATGTTGCCAATACAACAAATGTTTGGGCAATTATGAACATCAACGAAGCTGATATTGACAAAATAAGTCTTGGAATGCCCGCTCAGGTTTCCACATTATCTTATCCGGATAAAGTTTTTGACGGAAAAATTGATAAAATATTTAAAATTATCGATCCTGAAACCAATGCGATGCAGGCAAGAGTTGTTCTGGATAACGCCAATGGATTGTTGATTCCCGATAGTAAAGCAACAATTAAAGTTTCAAAATCTGAAAATAAAATGGCGCTTTCTATTCCTTCAAAAGCTGTGATCTTTGATGATGACAGAAGTTATGTTGTCGTTTTTAAATCGAGAACTGATGTGAAGATTAAAGAAATTCAGGTTTTAAAACAGCTTGGAGAGGTTACTTATGTTTCTGAAGGACTTAAAGAAGGTGAAAATGTAATTACCAATAATCAGTTGTTGATCTATCGTTCTCTAAAAAATTAA
- a CDS encoding response regulator transcription factor, which yields MNILLLEDDLILSAELSKFLESNQFTCDKIYDGETFLRQIKNNVYDLYLLDINVPKINGLDVCQTIRSFDKNTPIIIISAYGDISDKKDAFTRLADDYLVKPFQFEELLLRMNSLLRRKVPSDNIDLDIIRIDDLIINKTEQKVFRAGNEIALTLKEFQLLVYLAEAQGRTVSKQQITENVWEHNFNTNTNTVEVYINFLRKKIDKEYKVKLIHTRSGFGYYLNPL from the coding sequence ATGAACATTCTCTTATTAGAAGACGACCTTATTCTCTCTGCAGAGTTGAGTAAATTTTTAGAATCAAATCAATTTACATGTGATAAAATTTATGACGGCGAAACTTTTCTCCGCCAGATAAAGAATAATGTGTACGATTTATATCTTTTAGACATTAATGTTCCAAAAATTAACGGATTGGATGTTTGTCAGACCATTCGTTCTTTCGATAAAAATACGCCGATCATTATTATTTCGGCTTATGGAGATATTTCCGATAAGAAAGATGCTTTTACGAGATTGGCAGATGATTATTTGGTGAAACCTTTTCAGTTTGAAGAATTATTGCTTAGAATGAACTCACTTTTAAGAAGAAAAGTTCCTTCTGACAATATAGATTTAGATATTATAAGGATAGATGATTTAATTATCAATAAAACCGAACAAAAAGTTTTCCGTGCAGGAAACGAAATTGCTTTAACTTTAAAAGAATTTCAGCTTCTTGTTTATCTTGCAGAAGCGCAGGGAAGAACGGTTTCTAAACAACAGATCACCGAAAATGTCTGGGAACATAATTTTAACACCAATACCAATACGGTAGAAGTTTACATCAATTTTTTAAGAAAAAAAATCGACAAAGAATATAAAGTAAAGTTGATTCACACCAGATCTGGTTTTGGTTATTACCTAAATCCTTTATAA
- a CDS encoding DUF4394 domain-containing protein — protein MKKLSNFCMAIFAFVTVISCDDNENMMPEELVTTTLPNAMVYGLTENNQLVYFNTNNSSTFTSTKPIMGIPSGEKLLSIDFRPATGELYAVSNASKFYIINTSTASTRMVSTTSFSPVISGTVASIDFNPTVDRIRLVTNTGQNLRLHPETGAIAATDTNIATTSSIMGIAYTNSISGAASTTLYDLDATSGKLFKQDPPNNGTLVEVGSLGITFTGQAAFDINPDNTLAVMAATTGTQNTLYTVNLSNGKATNIGNLSQKVIDLAIPTNPVAYAVDNTNSLQIFNPNNPQLVTKAITGLQSGENILGIDFRPLNGQLYALGSSSRIYTINLGNGAATVVGSQFPTLLAGTEFGFDFNPIVDKIRVVSNTGQNLRLDPITGGITATDGTINPGTPTLGAAAYTNNFAGATTTSLFVIDHSTDKLYLQTPPNNGTLVEQGSLGINITGANGFDIGSTSQKAYLIASVGADTKLYTVNTTNGSATSLANYPNTVRGFTIGLGF, from the coding sequence ATGAAAAAACTATCCAATTTTTGCATGGCTATATTTGCTTTTGTCACGGTAATTTCTTGCGATGATAACGAAAATATGATGCCTGAAGAACTTGTTACAACTACTCTACCCAACGCAATGGTTTATGGTTTAACAGAAAACAATCAACTGGTCTATTTTAACACCAACAATTCTTCAACATTTACTTCTACAAAACCCATTATGGGAATTCCATCCGGAGAAAAACTACTAAGTATTGATTTCAGACCGGCAACCGGAGAGCTATATGCTGTTTCCAACGCAAGCAAATTTTATATTATTAATACTTCTACCGCTTCTACAAGAATGGTAAGTACAACGTCTTTTTCACCTGTAATCTCAGGAACCGTTGCTTCAATTGATTTTAATCCTACTGTAGACAGAATAAGATTAGTAACTAACACCGGACAAAATCTTCGTTTACATCCGGAAACTGGTGCTATTGCAGCCACTGACACGAATATTGCAACCACGTCTTCCATTATGGGAATTGCTTACACCAACAGTATTTCGGGAGCAGCTTCTACCACATTATATGACCTTGATGCTACTTCAGGAAAACTTTTTAAACAAGATCCGCCCAATAATGGAACTTTAGTAGAAGTAGGAAGTCTGGGTATCACTTTTACAGGACAAGCTGCATTCGATATCAATCCGGATAATACTTTAGCAGTAATGGCGGCAACAACTGGTACACAAAATACTTTGTACACCGTAAATTTATCAAACGGAAAAGCTACAAACATTGGAAATCTTTCACAAAAAGTAATCGATTTGGCAATTCCAACAAATCCTGTTGCTTATGCAGTTGACAATACTAATTCATTGCAAATCTTTAATCCTAATAATCCTCAACTTGTAACGAAAGCAATCACAGGTCTTCAATCTGGAGAAAATATTTTGGGTATTGATTTCAGGCCTCTAAACGGACAATTGTATGCATTAGGAAGCTCAAGCAGAATTTACACCATCAATTTAGGAAATGGTGCAGCTACCGTAGTAGGATCACAGTTCCCTACTCTATTGGCTGGAACTGAGTTTGGTTTTGATTTTAATCCTATTGTTGATAAAATAAGAGTGGTAAGCAACACCGGGCAGAATTTAAGATTAGATCCTATTACCGGAGGAATTACCGCAACTGATGGAACTATTAATCCGGGAACACCAACCTTAGGTGCCGCAGCTTACACCAACAACTTTGCGGGCGCAACAACTACTTCGTTATTTGTAATTGATCATTCTACCGACAAATTATATCTACAAACCCCACCCAATAACGGAACGTTGGTTGAGCAGGGTTCTTTAGGCATCAATATCACGGGAGCCAATGGTTTTGATATCGGAAGTACAAGCCAAAAGGCATACTTAATTGCTTCAGTAGGAGCAGACACTAAACTTTATACTGTAAATACAACCAATGGTTCTGCCACATCATTAGCTAATTACCCCAATACTGTAAGAGGCTTTACAATTGGTTTAGGATTTTAA
- a CDS encoding TolC family protein yields MNKIAGLFVVISSMISAQQQMSLLECENAFQQNNLQLLAEQYSINMADADILQAKIWELPQMSGYINAYNPQDKRVLDAGRAKGFEVTQLIYMGGKKKNEIAFAKSNKELAQLQFSQLLVELRTQLHTNYYNLYYEKLKLENTNKQLGYMNDLLKAYKVQSAKGNVSLKDEVRLQSIVIQLNNDKVNINKNLLEFEQNLKVLTGITENIEPEISDEEAKLVLTAQPFGDDDELKRKALENNADYLFILKLIDNSKLYAQWQKSLNVPDLNVGAEYDQASGTFNNEINLKVGIPIPLWKSNKGNVEKANYAIKQNQKNAEFQKLNLETKVQSAFQIWKTQYDQLAEIKSTDLSNLDLVYDGMLKNFRNGNISLIEFTDFMESYRQTALQIYDMKNDLMKSAIQLNQLVQTKIFY; encoded by the coding sequence ATGAACAAAATTGCAGGACTGTTCGTGGTGATTTCTTCGATGATATCAGCGCAGCAGCAAATGTCGCTTTTGGAGTGCGAAAATGCCTTTCAGCAAAACAATCTTCAGCTTCTTGCTGAGCAATACAGCATCAATATGGCAGATGCAGATATTTTGCAGGCGAAAATCTGGGAGCTTCCGCAGATGAGTGGCTATATCAATGCTTACAATCCCCAAGACAAAAGAGTTTTGGATGCAGGAAGAGCAAAAGGTTTCGAAGTTACCCAACTGATCTATATGGGTGGGAAAAAGAAAAACGAGATCGCTTTTGCAAAATCTAATAAAGAATTGGCTCAATTACAGTTTTCACAGCTTTTGGTTGAGTTGAGAACTCAGCTTCACACCAATTATTACAATCTTTATTATGAAAAACTCAAGCTTGAAAATACCAATAAGCAATTAGGGTATATGAACGATCTTTTGAAAGCGTACAAAGTGCAGTCTGCAAAAGGAAATGTTTCGCTGAAAGATGAGGTGAGGCTTCAAAGTATCGTTATTCAGTTGAATAATGATAAAGTAAATATCAACAAAAATCTTTTGGAGTTTGAGCAGAATCTTAAAGTTCTTACCGGAATTACTGAAAATATAGAGCCTGAGATTTCTGATGAAGAAGCGAAGTTGGTCTTAACGGCACAGCCTTTCGGTGATGATGATGAGTTGAAAAGAAAAGCACTAGAAAACAACGCCGATTATTTATTCATTTTAAAGCTGATTGATAATTCTAAATTATACGCGCAGTGGCAAAAATCATTGAATGTTCCTGATTTGAATGTTGGTGCAGAATATGATCAGGCTTCCGGAACTTTTAATAATGAAATTAATTTGAAGGTCGGAATTCCCATTCCATTGTGGAAAAGCAATAAAGGGAATGTAGAAAAAGCCAATTATGCCATTAAGCAGAATCAGAAAAATGCAGAATTCCAAAAACTCAATTTAGAAACAAAAGTGCAGTCTGCTTTTCAAATCTGGAAAACCCAATACGATCAGTTAGCCGAAATAAAATCTACCGACTTAAGTAATCTTGATCTTGTCTATGATGGAATGCTTAAAAATTTCAGAAACGGAAACATTAGTTTAATTGAGTTTACAGATTTCATGGAAAGCTATCGTCAAACCGCACTTCAGATCTATGATATGAAAAACGATTTGATGAAATCTGCCATTCAGCTTAATCAATTAGTACAAACCAAAATTTTCTATTAA
- a CDS encoding HAMP domain-containing sensor histidine kinase, whose translation MSLKRKIALTLSVSFSLLFGVVLIIIYISFNDFRREEFKDRFVRRLGFTTNFISKSKNFENEAPIFFNENSDNFLLNETILIFNGQKELIYSTIKDQKVTWSKELLTELDKKKDIYNEETVPEVYAALKNINGENYYILTSAYDTNGKSKLEYLKYLLITAFITCTLLIGFFSYYFMGKFLQPLEDLNKEISEVTAHKLTTQIPVEQSHDEISILANSFNTMIVRLNDVFQSQKDFTASASHEIRTPITRMAFQLENLIKLEQHSPETLSALKQMLKDVYQLSDLTNSLLLLTKFDKENIQSIYEEVRIDEVIFESFDRVQKSYPNLKMDFLISEETQENAFLTINGVQSLLDIVFINLLKNAAVYSDNADVKILITENETHLSVDVFSEGNTISEEEQPKLFEAFMRGNNSQNISGSGLGLRIAKRILEYHNANIQYNSPFENMNKFSVIFNK comes from the coding sequence ATGTCTTTAAAAAGGAAGATTGCGCTTACGTTAAGTGTTTCGTTTTCGCTGCTTTTTGGGGTTGTTTTAATCATTATTTATATTTCGTTTAATGATTTCCGCAGGGAAGAGTTTAAAGACCGATTTGTAAGGCGATTAGGATTTACCACCAATTTTATTTCAAAATCTAAAAATTTTGAGAACGAAGCGCCTATCTTTTTTAATGAAAATTCAGATAATTTCCTTCTTAATGAAACGATTTTAATTTTCAACGGCCAAAAAGAGCTTATTTATAGTACGATAAAAGATCAGAAAGTAACCTGGAGCAAAGAACTTCTTACCGAGCTCGACAAGAAAAAAGATATTTATAATGAAGAAACCGTTCCTGAAGTTTATGCTGCTTTAAAAAACATCAACGGAGAAAATTATTACATTCTCACCAGTGCTTATGATACCAACGGAAAATCAAAGCTTGAATATCTAAAATATCTTTTAATTACCGCTTTTATCACCTGTACTTTGCTGATCGGATTTTTCAGTTATTATTTTATGGGAAAATTTCTTCAGCCTTTGGAAGATTTGAACAAAGAAATTTCTGAGGTCACGGCTCATAAACTGACAACACAAATTCCGGTAGAGCAGTCTCATGACGAAATCAGCATTTTAGCAAATTCATTTAATACAATGATTGTACGATTGAATGATGTTTTTCAGTCCCAAAAAGATTTTACGGCAAGTGCATCCCATGAAATCAGGACTCCGATTACAAGAATGGCTTTTCAGCTGGAAAATTTAATTAAATTAGAGCAACATTCTCCTGAAACTCTTTCCGCTTTGAAACAGATGTTGAAAGATGTTTACCAATTATCTGATCTTACAAATTCATTGTTGTTGCTCACAAAATTCGATAAAGAGAATATTCAGAGTATTTATGAAGAAGTAAGAATAGATGAAGTAATTTTTGAATCTTTCGACCGTGTACAGAAAAGTTATCCCAATCTTAAAATGGATTTCTTAATTTCTGAAGAAACGCAGGAAAATGCTTTTCTTACAATTAACGGAGTTCAGTCACTTTTAGATATTGTTTTTATTAATTTATTAAAAAATGCTGCGGTATATTCTGATAATGCTGATGTGAAAATTCTGATAACCGAAAATGAAACTCATCTCTCAGTAGATGTGTTTTCAGAAGGGAATACTATTTCAGAAGAAGAGCAGCCGAAACTTTTTGAAGCTTTCATGCGCGGGAATAATTCTCAAAATATTTCCGGTTCCGGTCTTGGACTGCGAATTGCAAAAAGAATTTTAGAATATCATAATGCAAATATTCAATACAATTCTCCTTTTGAAAATATGAACAAGTTTAGTGTGATTTTTAATAAATAA
- a CDS encoding efflux RND transporter permease subunit produces the protein MNKFIKNIISFSLKNKAFTFIWVAILAVAGFISFKNMPIEAFPDVTNTQIVIITQWDGRSAEEVERFVTTPIELAMSPVQKKTSVRSTTMFGLSIVKILFDDGVDDMFARNMVNNQLRNVSLPEGIDPEVQPPYGPTGEIFRYTLESKKKDSRELLTLQNWVIDRALRGVPGVADINVFGGQDKVFELSIDPRALDKYNLTPLQVYEAVTKSNLNVGGDVIEKNGQAYVVRGIGLVQSIEDIGNITIHNDSGNPILVKYVAEVHESSRPRVGQAGLNNQDDTVEGIVVMRKGENPREVLVGVKAKIKELNEKILPKDVKMVTFYDRDNLMDFTTETVMHNLMEGIILVTVIVLIFMADWRTTLIVSIIIPLSLLFAFLCLKMAGMSANLLSLGAVDFGIIIDGAVVMVEGIFVMLDHKAKKYGPERFNKMAKAGWIKQTGTGLGKAIFFSKLIIITSLIPIFSFQKVEGKMFSPLAFTLGFALLGALIFTLTLVPVLTHLLLNKNVKEKNNPFVNFWDRIVLKGFSFTFKHKKLSLIAAISFMAVALFSGKFLGTEFLPQLNEGSLWITAEMPMSSSLKESLKTADILKKDIMSVPEVTDVLAQTGRSNDGTDPNGFGFVQFAVNLKPKDEWERKISYEELTEEIDKKLRNYQGITFNYSQPISDNVAEAVSGFKAENGIKIYGDNLQTLDELADKVLKSIKDVDGVRDAGIIKNIGQPEVNVVWDRNKMAAYGVMPEDAQTVLEMAFGGKTASEMYDGERKFPIRLRYSHEYRKDENDIASLMIPTQDGTMIPLKEVGNIEKNNGAAFIYRDDIKRYIGIKFSIRDRDLGGTIADAQKEVAKIDLPEGYKVGWTGQFENQQRATSRLTEVVPISILGIFFLLFILFGNMKDSLLVLANVPFALIGGIIALHLTRMNFGISAGVGMIALLGICIQNGVILITEFHQNVKDGLPLDEAIFNGVKSRTRPVIMTALMASIGLLPAALSTGIGSESQKPLAIVIIGGLITATILTLLIFPIIFWIFNRTKKTEEII, from the coding sequence ATGAATAAATTCATAAAAAATATAATATCGTTTTCACTTAAAAATAAGGCTTTTACCTTTATTTGGGTGGCGATTTTGGCGGTTGCAGGGTTTATAAGTTTCAAAAACATGCCGATCGAAGCTTTTCCCGATGTTACCAATACCCAGATTGTAATCATTACCCAATGGGATGGTAGAAGTGCCGAAGAAGTCGAACGTTTTGTGACGACGCCGATTGAACTAGCGATGAGCCCGGTTCAGAAAAAAACTAGTGTTCGAAGTACCACCATGTTTGGTCTTTCTATTGTTAAAATTCTGTTTGATGACGGAGTTGATGATATGTTTGCCCGAAATATGGTCAACAATCAGCTTCGAAATGTAAGTCTTCCTGAAGGTATTGATCCCGAAGTACAGCCTCCTTACGGACCGACCGGAGAAATTTTCAGATATACTTTAGAAAGCAAGAAAAAAGATTCCCGTGAGCTTCTTACTTTACAGAATTGGGTGATCGACAGAGCGCTTCGTGGTGTTCCAGGAGTTGCAGATATCAATGTTTTTGGAGGTCAGGATAAAGTTTTTGAGTTGAGTATCGATCCGAGAGCTTTAGATAAATACAATTTAACGCCGTTGCAGGTTTATGAAGCCGTGACGAAAAGTAATCTAAATGTCGGTGGAGACGTTATCGAAAAAAACGGACAAGCCTATGTTGTACGAGGAATTGGTTTGGTACAGTCGATAGAAGATATTGGGAATATTACCATTCATAATGATAGCGGAAACCCAATTTTGGTAAAATATGTTGCTGAGGTACACGAAAGTTCACGACCTAGAGTAGGGCAGGCTGGATTAAACAATCAGGATGATACTGTAGAAGGAATTGTCGTGATGCGAAAAGGTGAAAATCCGCGTGAAGTTTTGGTAGGTGTGAAAGCTAAAATTAAAGAGCTTAACGAAAAAATTCTTCCCAAAGATGTAAAAATGGTCACTTTCTACGACCGTGATAATCTGATGGATTTTACGACAGAAACGGTGATGCACAATCTGATGGAAGGAATCATCCTTGTTACGGTGATTGTTTTGATCTTTATGGCAGATTGGCGAACGACTTTAATTGTTTCGATCATCATTCCTTTGTCGTTGCTTTTTGCGTTTTTATGTTTAAAAATGGCAGGAATGAGCGCCAATTTATTATCATTGGGAGCCGTCGATTTCGGAATTATCATTGACGGAGCCGTCGTCATGGTCGAGGGGATTTTTGTCATGCTCGACCATAAAGCTAAAAAATACGGCCCTGAAAGATTCAACAAAATGGCAAAAGCAGGTTGGATCAAACAAACCGGAACCGGTTTAGGAAAAGCCATTTTCTTTTCAAAATTAATTATCATTACTTCATTAATTCCGATTTTCTCATTCCAGAAAGTGGAAGGTAAAATGTTTTCACCTTTGGCGTTTACCCTTGGTTTTGCCTTGTTAGGTGCTTTGATCTTTACCCTGACTTTAGTTCCTGTTTTAACGCATTTATTGTTAAATAAAAATGTAAAAGAAAAGAACAATCCATTTGTAAATTTCTGGGACAGAATTGTACTGAAAGGTTTCAGCTTTACATTTAAACATAAAAAACTAAGTTTAATTGCAGCGATTTCGTTTATGGCGGTTGCTTTATTTTCAGGGAAATTTTTGGGAACAGAATTTTTACCTCAATTAAATGAAGGTTCACTTTGGATCACTGCAGAAATGCCGATGAGCTCCTCTTTAAAAGAATCTTTGAAGACAGCCGATATTTTAAAGAAAGACATTATGAGTGTTCCTGAAGTAACCGATGTTTTGGCGCAAACCGGACGAAGCAACGATGGAACAGACCCGAATGGATTTGGATTTGTACAGTTTGCCGTCAATCTTAAACCTAAAGATGAATGGGAACGGAAGATCAGCTATGAAGAACTTACAGAAGAAATTGACAAAAAACTAAGGAATTATCAAGGAATAACATTTAATTATTCTCAACCTATTTCTGATAACGTTGCTGAAGCAGTTTCCGGTTTTAAAGCTGAAAATGGGATTAAAATTTATGGTGACAATCTTCAGACTTTGGATGAATTAGCGGATAAAGTTTTAAAATCAATAAAAGATGTTGACGGAGTTCGTGATGCAGGAATTATTAAAAATATCGGTCAGCCGGAAGTAAATGTCGTTTGGGACAGAAATAAAATGGCGGCTTACGGTGTAATGCCTGAAGATGCACAAACTGTTCTGGAAATGGCTTTTGGTGGAAAAACGGCTTCAGAAATGTATGATGGTGAAAGGAAATTCCCGATTCGTCTAAGATATTCTCACGAATATAGAAAAGATGAAAATGATATTGCTTCATTGATGATTCCAACGCAGGACGGAACAATGATTCCACTAAAAGAAGTTGGAAATATTGAAAAAAATAATGGAGCTGCATTTATTTACCGTGATGATATCAAACGTTATATCGGAATTAAATTCTCAATTCGTGACCGTGATTTAGGAGGAACGATTGCAGATGCGCAGAAAGAAGTTGCAAAAATTGATCTTCCAGAAGGCTATAAAGTGGGTTGGACTGGTCAGTTTGAAAACCAGCAAAGAGCAACATCAAGACTTACAGAAGTGGTGCCGATAAGTATTTTGGGAATATTTTTTCTGTTGTTTATCCTTTTCGGGAACATGAAAGATTCACTTCTAGTTTTGGCGAATGTACCTTTTGCTTTGATTGGTGGAATTATCGCTCTTCATTTAACCAGAATGAATTTCGGAATTTCTGCGGGAGTTGGGATGATTGCTTTATTGGGAATTTGTATTCAGAATGGAGTGATTTTGATTACAGAATTTCATCAGAATGTAAAAGACGGATTACCGTTGGATGAAGCTATATTTAACGGAGTAAAATCCCGAACAAGACCAGTAATTATGACGGCTTTAATGGCATCCATCGGATTATTGCCTGCCGCATTATCTACAGGAATCGGTTCTGAATCTCAAAAACCTTTGGCAATTGTAATTATTGGTGGTTTGATTACGGCAACGATTCTTACTTTATTAATCTTCCCAATTATCTTCTGGATTTTTAACAGAACAAAGAAGACAGAAGAAATTATTTAA